The Paracholeplasma brassicae genome contains a region encoding:
- a CDS encoding MutS protein, translated as MKTYNIKADLPSKLDAGKRLAELIRQNQSEKVIKIIHGYGSSGEGGSIKQLVHKSLRNHRKKGNILDFIPGEARKELLGFDEVIRTYSDYVKNDHDFMIGNPGITYVIIK; from the coding sequence ATGAAAACATATAATATTAAAGCAGATCTACCTTCAAAACTGGATGCAGGCAAGCGTTTAGCTGAATTAATTAGACAAAATCAATCGGAAAAAGTAATTAAAATTATCCATGGGTATGGCTCAAGTGGTGAAGGTGGATCGATCAAACAATTGGTTCACAAATCGCTTAGAAACCACAGAAAAAAAGGAAATATACTAGACTTTATTCCTGGAGAAGCAAGAAAAGAACTATTAGGTTTTGATGAGGTAATTAGAACTTATAGTGATTATGTAAAAAATGATCATGACTTTATGATTGGAAACCCAGGAATTACCTACGTAATTATTAAATAG